The following proteins come from a genomic window of Amaranthus tricolor cultivar Red isolate AtriRed21 chromosome 14, ASM2621246v1, whole genome shotgun sequence:
- the LOC130799347 gene encoding uncharacterized protein LOC130799347, translating to MTDYDLEFIYHEGRANLLVDVLSRKSKHSLSALDRVEELHRDFVRMNLEVLKEQAPERKAEGFFVHEDGSLRFNGRWMKKDIADYVSRCLTCQKVISEHKRPGGLLQHLEIPVWKWDDISMDFIVGLFRTKAGNDTLWRYTVFVTILANLATGNRHYVAL from the exons atgacagattatgatttggagttcatatatcatgagGGACGAGCAAATTTACTAGTCGATGTGTTGAGTAGGAAGTCCAAACACTCGTTGTCCGCCTTGGACagagttgaagagttgcatcgggattttgtGAGGATGAATTTGGAAGTG TTGAAGGAACAAGCTCCGGAAAGAAAAGCGGAGGGATTCTTTGTTCATGAAGATGGGAGCTTGAGGTTCAATGGTCGCTG GATGAAGAAAGATATTGCGGATTATGTCTCGCGCTGTTTGACTTGTCAAAAGGTTATAAGTGAGCATAAAAGACCAGGAGGTTTACTGCAACATTTGGAGAtaccggtatggaagtgggatgatatctctatggattttattgtgggTTTATTCCGGACGAAGGCAGGAAATGATACGTTATGG AGATACACGGTATTTGTCACaattttggcaaaccttgcaacaggcaatAGGCACTACGTTGCTTTATAG